The DNA sequence GCCGGCGTGGTGTGGGCGGGCGGCAGCTACGTTCGCCGACCGCTGGCGGTGCCATTCCGGGTGGCGCACTGATGGCCGGCAAGGACTGGCTGAGCGCCCGACGTGCCGAGGTGGCGTCCGACCGGATACTCGACGCCGCAGGCAAGCTGTTCACCGACACCGACGTATCCAGTGTCGGCATGCACGAGATCGCCCGCGCGGCAGGCTGTTCCAGGGCCACCCTGTACCGCTACTTCGAGAACCGCGAAGCGCTGCATGCCGCTTACGTGCATCGCGAGGCCTACCGGCTGTACCAGCAGATGGGTGAACTCATCGACGGCATCGAGGACCCGCGCGAGCGTCTGGTCGCCGGGCTTACCGCCTCGCTGCGGCTGGTGCGCGAAAGCCCGCCGCTGTCAGCGTGGTTCACCACGACCGGCTCGCCCATCGGTGCGGAGATGGCCGACCAGTCCGAGGTGATCCAGGCGCTGAGTTCGGCGTTCCTGCTGTCGCTGCGGCCCGACGAACCCGATGTGGTGCAGCGCCGCGCCCGCTGGCTGGTACGGGTACTCACCTCACTGCTGATCTTTCCAGGCCGCGATCCGGACGACGAGCGCGCCATGCTCGAGGAGTTCGTGGTACCGCTCGTATGCCCAACCCATGTGTCACAACGTCCCAGCCACACGACGGGTGTTCGTGCGCCGAGTTAAGACCCGGCAAGCACATACAGCGGCTCAGCGAGAGGCGGATTCGCTGTCGGTCAGCAATGTCGCAGACGGCCAGCGGCCCGCAACTACCGCCGCCCGGACGACGCCGGTCAGCTGCACGGCAACTGCTTGAACGGGTGGCGGCATCCAGCTCCCGCGCTGCAGACCCAGTACCACGGTTCGGACGATCTCCGGCGCGCCCAGCGGGGCTCCGCTGAGCCGCCCGGCGGCTACGTCGGCGGCCACGCCGGCCGCCGGCAGAACCGTCCATCCTCGACCTGCCTGCACGAGTTGCTTCTGCACAACCATCGAATTCGTTTCAGCGACCACTGCGCTCTGGTGCATCGGCAGGACATCGGCCTGATCTATCAACTCCCGTAGCCCATGTCCGGCAATGGGCAAGACCAGCGGATGACGCAGCATCTCGTCCCACGAAACAGGTTGGCTGGCGTCGAGTTCTGCATGCGGCGGTCCAACCGCCCATAGTCGTTCTCGCAGAATAGGGGTGACCGCGAGGGACTGGGTGCTCGCCAATCCGTATAGCAGCGAGACGTCGATGTCGCCGTCGTCCAACCACTGCTGCAGATGACCGGAGTAACCACACAAGACCCTCAATCCGATGCCGGGATACCGGTCCGCCACCGCAGCGGCGAGAGGTTGGAGAACGATGTCGACGACGCTCTCCAAGATGCCCACCGTGACCGTCCCCGTAACACCTCCCGGGTCTGGGTGGAGTTCAGCGCGGGCCCGCTCGACTTCGTTGATGGCGCGACGGGCGCGGGCGACCAGTTTGTCGCCTGCCGCTGTGAGCACCATGCCGTGCCGCGTACGTTCGAAGAGCGTCACTCCGAGTTCGTCCTCGAGAGTGCGGATCTGGCGGGTAACCGCGGGCTGGACCAGATGGAGTAGCCGGGCTGCCTTTGTCACGCTGCCCGCATCGGCGACCGTCACGACTGCCGCGAGTTGCTTCAGATCCACGGCGGACCCTGAGGTATTCGACGTCGCAATGGGCCCATCAAGAAATGTTAATTCTCATTTCCATATATCAGCAAGCATGATGGTGGCACGACAGTCCGGGCCGGCTGGCGAGCACAGCGCATCCCGTTGTCCAGGGTCCGACTCTGATGCGGCGCCCGGCGACTCTTCACCGCCACGGTCGGTCGCCCGCTGCACATCCGAGCGCCACCCATCGACCGATCGAGGAAACATCAATGCTGCCACTAGACGGAATCACCGTCCTATCGCTTGAGCATGCCGTGGCCGCACCCTTTGCCTCTCGGCAACTGGCCGACCTGGGCGCACGGGTCATCAAGATCGAGCGTCCCGGTGGCGGCGACTTCGCCAGGCATTACGACGAAGCGGTGAACGGCCTGTCAAGCTATTTCGTCTGGCTGAACCGGTCCAAGGAGTCGGTGGAACTCGACGTCAAAACCGACTCGGGCCGCGAGGTATTGCACGAACTCGCCGATCGCGCCGATGTCGTGATCCAGAATCTCGGCCCAGGGGCGGCCGATCGGTTGGGGCTAGGCGCGGACCGATTGCGAGCCCGCGACCCACGCAAGATCGTCGTGAACATCACCGGCTGGGGATCGGATGGGCCTTGGCAGGACCGGAAGGCCTACGACCTGTTGGTGCAGTGCGAGACCGGACTGCTGTCATTGACCGGCACGCCCGACGACGTCGTTAAGGTGGGCGTGTCCATCGCCGACATCGCAGCAGGCATGTACGCATTCAGTGCGACCTTGGCTGCTCTGTTTCAGCGGGAGGTGACCGGCGAAGGCGCCTCGATTGAAATCTCACTGTTCGAAGCCCTGGCCGAGTGGGTGGGCCAGCCCGCCCACTTCACCGCTGGCGCCGGCCGTCAGCCGGGGAGATTCGGAGCTCAGCACGCCACGATTGCGCCGTACGGCCCGTACGTCGCCGACGACGACCACACCCTGTTCATCGCCATCCAAAACGAACCGGAGTGGGAGCGGTTCTGTGATGTCGTCCTGGGCCGCCCGGAGTTGGCTCGGGATGTTCGCTTCGCATCAAACTCTCTGCGCGTTGCCAACCGTGATCTGCTCAACCCCATCATCACCAGCATCTTCGGTCAGAATCGATCGTCTGAGCTGGTATCACGTCTGAACATCGCTCGAGTCGCTTACGCCGGGGTGAACACCGTCGCGGAGTTGTTGGAGCACCCCGTGTTGTCGGGTCGCGACAGATGGCGGGAAGTCAGCACGGAGGCCGGACCGATTCGCGCGCTGCTGCCGCCGATGAACCTCGGCGCCGAAGCGCGGATGGGCGATGTTCCAGCGCTGGGGCAACACACTGCGCAGATACTGGACGAGCTTGGGCGCGACCCGATCACTGGAGTGAAGGTAACGAATCCTAGTACGTCCTTGGAGATTTGACGCTACGCCGCGTGATAACCGCCGACCCGCGCGATCGCACTCAATCGCCTCGCGAGAGCAGCGGTGCAACTTTGGTGCAAATGGTGTTGATGTTGGCCATGACCACGTCTTCCGGCATACCTCCAATGGAGGCCCAGAAGAAGATGGTGCCGACCGGTGCGTCACCAACCTTGTCCAGCAAGGCTTTTGCAACAGTCTCGGGAGTTCCGTAGGTGAAGCCCCCAAGCGGGCCACTGCGCTGCTCGTTCACGAGCCTGTCCACGTCGACGGGCCGCGGCGCCGGCTGACCGGTGCCCTCCACCATGTGCCTGCGATACGAGTTGAGTTGATGAGCCAAGTGTTCAGACACCATCGGCCAGTCCCGCTCGGGGTCTTCGGTGGCCCACGCTTGACACCCCCCACTCATCCTCGCCGACGACAACGAGTGGCCGCCCTCGGAAAGCCCCTCGGCGTACGGCGCCCACAGGGCACCATCGGCCGACAGCAGCCCTTCACCGAGCAGGCCTGCCCGCCGAGCCCCCTGGGGGCCCTGGTAGCCCATCCAGATCGGCAGCGGATCTTGGACCGGCACAGGCCGAATACCGCCCGGGCCCCACAGCTTTCGCAGTTCGCGGGTGGTGTCGTCGGTTCTGCCGTACTTGCGCTCCAACGTGGTCCCGTAGAGCTCGAACTCTGGAATTCGATAGCCGGTGCCCAACCCGAGATCGAGTCGACCATTGGAGATCAGGTCGACGGCAGCGCTCTGTTCCGCAATTTCGACCGGGTGATGGATGGGTGCGATGACGATCGCGGTTCCGATCCTCGGCCGAACCGTTCGCGCAGCGGCCGCCGCCGCAAGCGTCAACGGATTCGACAGATAGTCGTCTTCGAAAAGGTGGTGCTCGGAAAACCACAGCGAGTCCGCGCCGAGATGCTCCGCTTCCTCGCACGCCTCTAGAACGAAGCCGTAAAGTCTGGCCGGATCCTGCCGCCACTGCTGCGGGTTACGCACATCGAAGTAGACACCGACCTTGATCCCTTCCCGCTGTGGTGATGCATCAGTGTCGGCGACCATAGAACTCTCCCTGTTGCGAAACCGTCGATAGAACCCGATACCGCGCCGGCGAGCAGCGGTGACCTGTCAGCTGCTTGGTGAACCGAGCGCATTGACCCCCAGAGTGGATGCCCGGGGCCACAGACGCGTTGCACGACGTCAGCACCGACCAACCACACTATACGGCGTACAAGGGGCTGTAAATGCCGGAATCCCATCCGGACCCGGAATCCCGCCCACCTGCCCAGAGTGGCGCCAACCACCCGCATCCCAGGGATGATCCGACCGACCAGTGGTCATCGAATACCATTGAGTCCTCAGTTTCCAACGACGGGGTGACCGATTACTGCAGATGATGCCGTTCGCGGTGGCCAGCCGGCTCGAAGTCGGCGCGGCAAGCCGCCGACGCTTACCGAGGACCAGATCGTCTCCGCGGCGTTGTCGATCATTCGCGCGGAGGGACTGGAGTCGCTGTCGATGCGTCGGCTGTCCCGCGAGCTCGACCGCTCTGCCATGGCGCCGTACTGGTACGTGAACGACAAGCGGGAACTACTCGAACTGGTCGCCAAGAAGCTCCTGTCCGAGGTTCGGATACCCCTGCCAGACTCCGGCCCTTGGGATGAGCGTCTTCGCGAGGTTCTGAACGGCATCGACGCATGCCTGCACGACCATCCCAGCGTCGCTGTCGTGCTACTGGAGCGCATGACCAGGACCGACCAACGGCTGATGACCGGGATCATGGATATCCTCAGAAGCGCCGGATTCGAAGGCGCACAGGTGTTCCTGTGCTACGCGATGATCCACACCTATCTCTTCGGCCGCTACCAAGTGGTCAGCATCCAGGAAGACTTCACGCCTGCCGAGACCGCAGATCTGGGAGACACCCTCGAAGATCTGTTGCCGTCTCTGAACGGGCTGCGCGGCCGCGACTTCTTTTCGTTCGGTGTCGACACCATCATCGCCGGGCTCAAGGCCCGACTGGCCGACCGCCCGGTGTCGGCCGAACCTGCGAAGGCTTCCGCACGCAAGAAGCCATCTCGTGGCTCTACGCCGCAGACCCCCCGCGGCTAGCTACGCGAATTCGGCTGCAATCAACGTCGAATCAACTGACTGATACTCCTATACATTGTAAGTTGCAATGGACTGGTAGTCAGCCATCCAGGTCATAACGAAAGGTCTCTCGACGATGAAATTAAGCCTTGACCGGTCAAAGTGCGTGGGCCACGCCATGTGCAACGCTGTTGATCCGGAACTGTTTCCATTGGACGATTCGGGATACTCGACCGTCGAACCGTATGAAGTGAAAGCTGAAGATCTTGCGACAGTGGAGGCCGGTGTCGGCGCTTGCCCGGAGAAGGCACTGATTCTGGAAGACAGCTGACGGACCGGCATCGACCAGACGTTGAGTTGTAGGAAAATCAGCCGCGGGCCAAAGGCCCGCGGCTGATTTCGTCCGTAATGCCGAACGAGCGCAGCGGCGCCGTCAAGTCATCCCGCCGACCGACACACCCTCACCGTCGTTGGGTGCGCCACGACCTCGCGCAGCTTGATCAGGCCGGTGTCGCGCAACGCGATCCGTCCCCTAAATATCAGCCAGATCAGTTGTTTGGCAACGGTTCTGGCCGGATAACTGACCCTCGTCGACATCCGAACGGGATCAGCGCTCCGCCGAGATGAGGTCAGCAGCGCGCCAGGCCATTGCCATCGCCGGCGCGTTGAGGTTGCCGGACACCATGGTGGGCATGACGGAGCAGTCCATCACTCGCAGATTCTGCACTCCACGAACACGCAGCGCAGAGTCGACAACGTCATCGTCCGCCGGGCCCATCGCACAGGTGCCCACCGCGTGGTAGCCGCAGTAGCCGTAGTCCAATGCAGCATCAATGATGCCCTGGTCCGAATCGACCTCGCCACCGGGCCGTGTTTCACAGACAATCTCGTCTGCGATCGGTGACTGCTCGAAGATGGTGCGCATCTTGCGGAACATCTTCGTGATGATGTCGCGATCATGCTGGGTATCAAAGAAATTGGGATCGATATCAAGATCGGCGTTGGGATCTCGCGAGGTGATGGTCAGTGACCCTTCGCTGTCAGGGCGCAGGATGAAGCCGATGGCCTGAATGCCTGGCAACCGCTCGACGCCGACATCTTCACCTGGCATGAGGGGCTTGGCCGAGAATGGTGCCATCAATATCTGTGCGTCGGGCCGCGCCAATCCGGGGTCAGTCTTGAAGAAGCCCACCGAATCGTAGGCAGAGGTGGACATCGGCCCTCGGTGGGTAGCGAAATACTTGAGTCCGCTGACAGCCTGGGACATCGGTGTAGCCAGCGCCTTGTTGTATCCACCTTCGCGCTTGAGTCGATACTGGATCGCGACACAGCGGTGCTCGCGCATCCGCCGCCCGACATTCGGGCTGTCGGCACGGACGTCGATACCTAGCTTACGCAGCGTGGCGGAATCACCAATACCCGACAGCTGCAGAAGCTTTGGCGTGGAGATCCCACCTAGTGCGAGAATGATCTCGCGGTTGGCCCGAAACTCGGTCCGGCCTGATTTGGTCGACGCCTCGACACCAACGGCCTTGTCACCCTCGAACAAGATCTGACGGGCCGTGGTATTGACTGCCACGGTCAGATTCGGACGTTGTCTGATGGGCCGCAGGAAGGCGTGGGCGGCGCTGACACGTCGGCCGTTCCAGATGTTGCGGACTGCGGGACCAACCCGCTCTTCGTCACTGCTGTTGAGGTCAGCGGGTGTTGACATGCCCAACCGTGCGGCCGACTCGACGAACTGACGACACAACTCGGGGAAGTAGGGATCGACGGATACACCAAGCGGTCCCCCAACCCCGCGAGTTACCGACGCCCCGAGGGCATGGTTTTCGATCTGCTTGTAGATGGGAAGGATGTCCGCCCAGCCCCACTCGGGATTTCCCAGCTCGACCAGCGCGTCGAAATCAGCAGCGCTGCCGCGGTTGTAGATCATTCCGTTGACGGCACTTGAACCACCAAGAGTGCGTCCACGCACCCAATGCTCAACGTTGCCGGAAGGCCCAATCGGGCGCACCGGGAAGTGCCAGGCCAGCTTGGGGTGTCCCACAAGCTTTCCAAAACCCTTGGGAATACGGATCATCGGACTGACGTCCCTGGGTCCTGCCTCGATGAGCAGAACGCGGATCCGCGGGTCCACGGACAGCCGGTTCGCCAGCACACAGCCGGCCGATCCGGCCCCGACGATGACGTAGTCGAAATCGCTCATATGATCTGAAGCCTCGCAATCAGGGTAAAGAAGCGGGTAGTTCGAGATGCCGGCACGGCACATTGTGATGTCATGGCCCGTTCCCCTCGGGCAAGACCGGGGCACACACCTCAGTTGCTACGGGTGGTTCCGCCTGGGTAGCCGCCGCCACCAAAGGTCGCGTCCAGCAGTGCGTAATCCTTCGCACCCGCAGAGGTTCGCGGTAGTTCGTCGACGAACTCGACGAACTTCGGCTTCTTGTAGGAAGCGATGTGTGCGCGGCAGTGCTCGATGACCCCCTCCACCGTGACTTCGGTCCCAGCCTCACGGACGACGATGGCTTTGACCGACTGGACGAACTTCTGGTCGGGGACGCCGATGATGGCAGCCTCTTTGACTCCCGCACAGCTCTCGATGCACTTCTCCACCTCGGCCGGATAGATGTTCTCGACGCCGGACTTGATCAGTTGTGTCTTGGGTCCGATGAAGCTGATGACACCATCGGGTTCCCTGCGGCCCAAATCATTCGTCCGCCAACCACCGCTACGCGTGCGCTCGGCATTGATCGCCTCTCGATTCCAGTAGCCCGCGTGGACAAGCGGACCGGAGAACTCGATCTCGCCGGTCTCGCCTACCGGAACCTCATTGCCGGCCTCATCGAGAATCCGCACCCGGGTCCAAGGAGAAGGCCTGCCTGCCGTCGACACGCCTTCACGGCCGCCATAGCCGGCAAAACAGTTGAAGCCGGTGACCTCCGTCTGGCCGTACCCTCCGGTGAAGAACTTCGATGGCGCAAACTGCACCATGTCGGTCCATCCCGGGATCGGAATCGGTGAGCGGAAGCAGGATAGGTCGAAGCGGCCGCCGGAATTGAGTTCGAGAATCTTCAGAATTGTTGGCGGCAAGACGAATCCATCCACGCACCGTTCGCGGTCGATCAACTCCATGATCTCTTGCGGATCCGCCTGGCGGGCGAAGACATTCGTGCCCCCGATATGGAAAGTCGCGATCGTGAACATCAACGAACCGATATGGAAGAGCGGTCCGCAGTTCAGGTAGATATGGTCCGGTTCGATGCCGCCGAGCAGGAAGAGATTGGCGTCCTGTGTCATCAGGCCCAATTGGGTCAGCATCGAGGCATTCGGATGCCCGTCGAACGCGGCGGTATACAGCAGCACCAACGGTTGGCGGACATCAACGTCTCCATCCGCTGCGCGCTGGGCCGAACCGGCAGCAGCCAGGAGGCCTTCATAATCCCCTGCACCCTCACCGTCGTGCTGAACCCACAGGGCATCGAAGGTCAGCATCGTCCGGGCAGCACGAACGGTCTCACCGATGGCCTCTTGCTGCCACACGATCATCTTGGGCGTCAGATCCCCCACCACGAAGGCAAACTCGTCGGCCGACTGACGCCAGTTGATCGGGCACACCATCGACCCGATGCGGGCGCAGGCGAGGATCAGTTCGAACAGTCGATGGCAATTCTGTCCCATCCACAGGACCCGGTCCCCCTGTTCTATACCGGCTCCGCGCAGGACCTGACTCAACCGGGAGACCCTGTCCTCGAGCTGACTGTAGGTGTAGCGGTGTTCGCCACAGACGACAGCCGTCTTGTCCGGGTAGGTACGCCGGTGTTCATCGAGGACATCGCTCAATGTCAAGTGATGCATGAATGCTCCGCTATGAGTGAGAAGTAGCACTTGCTGGACGCGACTATACAGTGTCCTCTATTCCTTTTTAAGGCCCCCCGGGTGAGCGCCCGAACCAGCTCAGCGGCGGCGTACTCCAGCATTCGGTGTCCCGCGCATCGTATGATTTGTGCCTTCGCTGGCTGCGTATCGAGGACTTTGGGGAGAGATTCATGGCGTCTACCGCACGGCGGGCGGGCGTCGCCAGGGGTACCCACAGCTCGGAAAAGCTCGCACAGCAAACTGCCCGCAAGATCGAGACCGACATCGTTCGACAACGCTGGCCCCTTGGCCGGTGCCTGGGCTCCGAGGCAGATCTCAGGGAACGCTTCGGGGTGAGCAGAGCCGTCCTGCGGGAGGCCGTCCGTCTACTCGAACACCATCAGGTGGCCACCATGCGGCGCGGGCCGTCCGGTGGTCTGTTCGTCCGCTCGCCGGATCCCGACAGTGCGACGCGTGCGCTGATCATCTACCTCGAACGAGTCGGCACGACGTTGCCCGATCTGGTCTCGGCCAGGCTATTGCTGGAGTCGCTCGCGGTGGAACTGGCCGTCGCCCGACTCGACGAGGAAGGTATCCGGCAACTGCGGGAGGCGCTCGACCAGGAAGCTCAATTCCGAGCCTCGTCCGGGATGTCGGCGCCCTACCTACATCAGGCCATCGGCGGCCTCTCCAACAATCCGGCGTTGGAGTTGTTCATCAACATGCTGACGGCACTCACCGAGCGGTACTCCAGGGCGGCATCCACCCATACGCCGGCCGCTCATCGACGTTCCGCAGATATGGCGAGGCATGCCCACGTCGCAATCAGCGAGGCCATGATCGCCGGCGATGTCTCGGTGGCCCAACATCGCATCCGGAAGCACATCGAGGCCATCGCCGACTGGTTGACCGGCCAGTCGCAGCAGCTTTCGGCTGCCGACGAGCCAGAGCACAGCAGTGTCGCGCCCACCGCAAAGTTGGCCGAGGTGGTAGCCGAACAAGTGCGCCGCGACATCGCCAAGCAAGGCCTCAACGCCGGTGACCTGCTGGGTTCTGAGCGCGACCTACAGGTCGACTACGACGTGAGTAGGTCGGTCTTTCGAGAAGCCGTCCGGCTGCTGGAGTATCACTCGATAGCGGTGATGCGACGTGGCCCGGGCGGGGGGCTCGTGGTTGCCGAACCGGATCCCCAAGCGGCAATCGAGACGATGGGCCTTTATCTCGACTACAAGGGGATCCGTGTCGAGGACCTTCGAATACTGCGCGAGACGCTTGAACTCGGCTGTGTTGACCATGTC is a window from the Mycolicibacterium anyangense genome containing:
- a CDS encoding FadR/GntR family transcriptional regulator, with the translated sequence MASTARRAGVARGTHSSEKLAQQTARKIETDIVRQRWPLGRCLGSEADLRERFGVSRAVLREAVRLLEHHQVATMRRGPSGGLFVRSPDPDSATRALIIYLERVGTTLPDLVSARLLLESLAVELAVARLDEEGIRQLREALDQEAQFRASSGMSAPYLHQAIGGLSNNPALELFINMLTALTERYSRAASTHTPAAHRRSADMARHAHVAISEAMIAGDVSVAQHRIRKHIEAIADWLTGQSQQLSAADEPEHSSVAPTAKLAEVVAEQVRRDIAKQGLNAGDLLGSERDLQVDYDVSRSVFREAVRLLEYHSIAVMRRGPGGGLVVAEPDPQAAIETMGLYLDYKGIRVEDLRILRETLELGCVDHVAKLIDDEVVYERLRASLEVDTSTPEGEVLERSRTFHTELADLSANPVLSVFLRVLMEVWVRHSAALPADPGAQSGPFAPQIEAIHGAIVDAILAGDSALAKHRMRRHLEALTDVWRP
- a CDS encoding TetR/AcrR family transcriptional regulator encodes the protein MAGKDWLSARRAEVASDRILDAAGKLFTDTDVSSVGMHEIARAAGCSRATLYRYFENREALHAAYVHREAYRLYQQMGELIDGIEDPRERLVAGLTASLRLVRESPPLSAWFTTTGSPIGAEMADQSEVIQALSSAFLLSLRPDEPDVVQRRARWLVRVLTSLLIFPGRDPDDERAMLEEFVVPLVCPTHVSQRPSHTTGVRAPS
- a CDS encoding LysR family transcriptional regulator translates to MDLKQLAAVVTVADAGSVTKAARLLHLVQPAVTRQIRTLEDELGVTLFERTRHGMVLTAAGDKLVARARRAINEVERARAELHPDPGGVTGTVTVGILESVVDIVLQPLAAAVADRYPGIGLRVLCGYSGHLQQWLDDGDIDVSLLYGLASTQSLAVTPILRERLWAVGPPHAELDASQPVSWDEMLRHPLVLPIAGHGLRELIDQADVLPMHQSAVVAETNSMVVQKQLVQAGRGWTVLPAAGVAADVAAGRLSGAPLGAPEIVRTVVLGLQRGSWMPPPVQAVAVQLTGVVRAAVVAGRWPSATLLTDSESASR
- a CDS encoding AMP-binding protein; amino-acid sequence: MHHLTLSDVLDEHRRTYPDKTAVVCGEHRYTYSQLEDRVSRLSQVLRGAGIEQGDRVLWMGQNCHRLFELILACARIGSMVCPINWRQSADEFAFVVGDLTPKMIVWQQEAIGETVRAARTMLTFDALWVQHDGEGAGDYEGLLAAAGSAQRAADGDVDVRQPLVLLYTAAFDGHPNASMLTQLGLMTQDANLFLLGGIEPDHIYLNCGPLFHIGSLMFTIATFHIGGTNVFARQADPQEIMELIDRERCVDGFVLPPTILKILELNSGGRFDLSCFRSPIPIPGWTDMVQFAPSKFFTGGYGQTEVTGFNCFAGYGGREGVSTAGRPSPWTRVRILDEAGNEVPVGETGEIEFSGPLVHAGYWNREAINAERTRSGGWRTNDLGRREPDGVISFIGPKTQLIKSGVENIYPAEVEKCIESCAGVKEAAIIGVPDQKFVQSVKAIVVREAGTEVTVEGVIEHCRAHIASYKKPKFVEFVDELPRTSAGAKDYALLDATFGGGGYPGGTTRSN
- a CDS encoding CaiB/BaiF CoA transferase family protein, which translates into the protein MLPLDGITVLSLEHAVAAPFASRQLADLGARVIKIERPGGGDFARHYDEAVNGLSSYFVWLNRSKESVELDVKTDSGREVLHELADRADVVIQNLGPGAADRLGLGADRLRARDPRKIVVNITGWGSDGPWQDRKAYDLLVQCETGLLSLTGTPDDVVKVGVSIADIAAGMYAFSATLAALFQREVTGEGASIEISLFEALAEWVGQPAHFTAGAGRQPGRFGAQHATIAPYGPYVADDDHTLFIAIQNEPEWERFCDVVLGRPELARDVRFASNSLRVANRDLLNPIITSIFGQNRSSELVSRLNIARVAYAGVNTVAELLEHPVLSGRDRWREVSTEAGPIRALLPPMNLGAEARMGDVPALGQHTAQILDELGRDPITGVKVTNPSTSLEI
- a CDS encoding ferredoxin, translating into MKLSLDRSKCVGHAMCNAVDPELFPLDDSGYSTVEPYEVKAEDLATVEAGVGACPEKALILEDS
- a CDS encoding TetR/AcrR family transcriptional regulator C-terminal domain-containing protein; translation: MRRLSRELDRSAMAPYWYVNDKRELLELVAKKLLSEVRIPLPDSGPWDERLREVLNGIDACLHDHPSVAVVLLERMTRTDQRLMTGIMDILRSAGFEGAQVFLCYAMIHTYLFGRYQVVSIQEDFTPAETADLGDTLEDLLPSLNGLRGRDFFSFGVDTIIAGLKARLADRPVSAEPAKASARKKPSRGSTPQTPRG
- a CDS encoding GMC family oxidoreductase, with the protein product MSDFDYVIVGAGSAGCVLANRLSVDPRIRVLLIEAGPRDVSPMIRIPKGFGKLVGHPKLAWHFPVRPIGPSGNVEHWVRGRTLGGSSAVNGMIYNRGSAADFDALVELGNPEWGWADILPIYKQIENHALGASVTRGVGGPLGVSVDPYFPELCRQFVESAARLGMSTPADLNSSDEERVGPAVRNIWNGRRVSAAHAFLRPIRQRPNLTVAVNTTARQILFEGDKAVGVEASTKSGRTEFRANREIILALGGISTPKLLQLSGIGDSATLRKLGIDVRADSPNVGRRMREHRCVAIQYRLKREGGYNKALATPMSQAVSGLKYFATHRGPMSTSAYDSVGFFKTDPGLARPDAQILMAPFSAKPLMPGEDVGVERLPGIQAIGFILRPDSEGSLTITSRDPNADLDIDPNFFDTQHDRDIITKMFRKMRTIFEQSPIADEIVCETRPGGEVDSDQGIIDAALDYGYCGYHAVGTCAMGPADDDVVDSALRVRGVQNLRVMDCSVMPTMVSGNLNAPAMAMAWRAADLISAER
- a CDS encoding LLM class flavin-dependent oxidoreductase, yielding MVADTDASPQREGIKVGVYFDVRNPQQWRQDPARLYGFVLEACEEAEHLGADSLWFSEHHLFEDDYLSNPLTLAAAAAARTVRPRIGTAIVIAPIHHPVEIAEQSAAVDLISNGRLDLGLGTGYRIPEFELYGTTLERKYGRTDDTTRELRKLWGPGGIRPVPVQDPLPIWMGYQGPQGARRAGLLGEGLLSADGALWAPYAEGLSEGGHSLSSARMSGGCQAWATEDPERDWPMVSEHLAHQLNSYRRHMVEGTGQPAPRPVDVDRLVNEQRSGPLGGFTYGTPETVAKALLDKVGDAPVGTIFFWASIGGMPEDVVMANINTICTKVAPLLSRGD